One region of Deinococcus budaensis genomic DNA includes:
- a CDS encoding roadblock/LC7 domain-containing protein: MSVKLDPLRGVPGVVASALVGPDGLPIELLGEGGDALAAELASLKVGLDRTARRLGAGSVTRLAFTSERVEVVAVTSGDFVLGVAQTRGTDTRAAQQLLARLALELGSLPRLEPA, from the coding sequence GTGAGCGTCAAACTCGACCCCCTGCGCGGGGTGCCGGGCGTGGTCGCCAGCGCCCTGGTCGGCCCTGACGGCCTGCCCATCGAGCTGCTGGGCGAGGGGGGAGACGCCCTGGCGGCCGAACTCGCCTCGCTCAAGGTGGGCCTGGACCGCACGGCCCGCCGCCTGGGCGCCGGAAGCGTCACCCGCCTCGCCTTTACCAGCGAGCGGGTCGAGGTCGTCGCCGTGACGAGCGGCGACTTTGTCCTGGGGGTGGCGCAGACGCGCGGCACCGACACCCGCGCCGCCCAGCAGCTGCTGGCCCGCCTGGCGCTGGAACTGGGCAGCCTGCCCCGCCTGGAGCCGGCGTGA
- a CDS encoding roadblock/LC7 domain-containing protein, with protein sequence MLTHLTQLVADVDGAWAAAIGGLDGLLVEGHASATTDLNLLVAEHAGLLRAATLAYEGTLGGGAARELYLRGERLSVYLHPITSDFFLLLALDARSNLGQARLYGRDAARRLEGYL encoded by the coding sequence ATGCTCACCCATCTCACGCAACTGGTGGCCGACGTGGACGGGGCCTGGGCCGCCGCCATCGGCGGACTTGACGGCCTGCTGGTCGAGGGCCACGCCTCGGCCACCACCGACCTGAATCTTCTCGTGGCCGAACACGCCGGGCTGCTGCGGGCCGCGACCCTGGCCTACGAGGGCACGCTGGGGGGCGGCGCGGCGCGCGAGCTGTACCTGCGCGGCGAGCGCCTCAGCGTGTACCTGCACCCCATCACTTCCGACTTCTTCCTGCTGCTGGCCCTGGACGCCCGCAGCAACCTGGGGCAGGCGCGGCTGTATGGCCGGGACGCCGCCCGCCGACTGGAGGGCTACCTGTGA
- a CDS encoding tyrosine-protein phosphatase → MFTPPDGALNFRRPLPGLCRSGTLGRLSGRGRQELLAVGFARIIDLRNRTERDRDPPPFLGRPEYLNLPLLPHRNRALNTATAEAQTNADHYRAHLDHAANQIVAILGAVLDAPPGPVLLHCHAGKDRTGLIVALCLELADVPRAEIAADHAASGPALADFYADAQASKTLGAWASLAPFAPSRLEDILAALDHLETRWGNPGLYLAAWGFGRAEQSALTARLQEFPGRLMGL, encoded by the coding sequence GTGTTCACTCCCCCCGACGGCGCCCTGAACTTCCGCCGCCCGCTGCCGGGCCTGTGCCGCAGCGGCACCCTCGGCCGCCTGAGCGGGCGGGGAAGGCAAGAACTTCTGGCCGTTGGATTCGCCCGGATTATCGACCTACGAAACCGCACCGAGCGCGACCGGGACCCGCCGCCGTTTCTGGGCCGCCCCGAATACCTGAATCTGCCGCTGCTGCCTCACCGCAACCGCGCGCTGAACACGGCCACAGCGGAAGCGCAGACAAATGCCGATCACTACCGCGCGCATCTCGACCATGCCGCCAATCAGATCGTCGCCATTCTCGGCGCCGTGCTGGACGCGCCGCCCGGCCCGGTGCTGCTGCACTGCCACGCCGGGAAGGACCGCACCGGCCTGATCGTGGCGCTGTGTCTGGAGCTGGCGGACGTGCCGCGCGCGGAGATCGCGGCAGACCACGCGGCCAGCGGGCCAGCGCTGGCGGACTTTTACGCGGACGCCCAGGCCAGCAAAACGCTCGGGGCCTGGGCGAGCCTGGCTCCTTTCGCCCCTTCCCGGCTGGAGGACATTCTGGCCGCTCTGGACCATCTGGAGACCCGCTGGGGAAATCCTGGGCTTTACCTGGCCGCCTGGGGCTTCGGGCGGGCCGAGCAGTCGGCGCTTACCGCGCGGCTTCAGGAGTTCCCCGGTCGCCTGATGGGCCTGTGA